From one Gossypium hirsutum isolate 1008001.06 chromosome D08, Gossypium_hirsutum_v2.1, whole genome shotgun sequence genomic stretch:
- the LOC107907772 gene encoding histone H3-like centromeric protein CSE4 codes for MARTKQTARKSTGGKAPRKQLATKAARKSAPATGGVKKPHRFRPGTVALREIRKYQKSTELLIRKLPFQRLVREIAQDFKTDLRFQSSAVAALQEAAEAYLVGLFEDTNLCAIHAKRVTIMPKDIQLARRIRGERAIKQILSNLEIITSMARTKQTARKSTGGKAPRKQLATKAARKSAPATGGVKKPHRFRPGTVALREIRKYQKSTELLIRKLPFQRLVREIAQDFKTDLRFQSSAVAALQEAAEAYLVGLFEDTNLCAIHAKRVTIMPKDIQLARRIRGERA; via the exons ATGGCTCGTACCAAGCAAACAGCTAGGAAATCAACCGGAGGAAAAGCTCCGAGGAAGCAGCTAGCTACAAAGGCCGCGCGTAAGTCCGCTCCGGCGACCGGTGGAGTGAAGAAGCCTCACCGTTTCAGGCCAGGAACTGTTGCTTTGAGAGAGATCCGTAAGTATCAGAAGAGCACTGAACTGTTGATCAGGAAGCTTCCTTTCCAGAGGTTGGTGAGGGAAATCGCGCAAGATTTCAAGACCGATCTGAGGTTCCAAAGCAGCGCCGTCGCTGCTCTTCAAGAAGCGGCGGAGGCTTATCTTGTCGGACTGTTTGAAGACACTAATTTGTGTGCAATTCATGCTAAGAGAGTTACAATCATGCCTAAGGATATCCAGCTTGCTAGGAGGATTAGAGGTGAGAGAGCT atcAAACAGATTTTGTCAAATCTCGAAATCATCACATCAATGGCTCGTACAAAGCAAACAGCTAGGAAGTCGACTGGTGGAAAAGCTCCAAGGAAGCAGCTAGCCACGAAGGCCGCTCGTAAGTCCGCTCCGGCGACCGGCGGAGTGAAGAAGCCTCACCGTTTCAGGCCAGGAACCGTGGCTTTGAGAGAGATCCGTAAATACCAGAAGAGCACCGAGTTGTTGATCAGGAAGCTTCCTTTCCAGAGGCTGGTGAGGGAAATCGCTCAAGATTTCAAGACTGATTTAAGGTTCCAAAGCAGCGCCGTCGCTGCACTTCAAGAAGCGGCGGAGGCTTATCTCGTTGGATTGTTTGAAGACACTAACCTGTGTGCAATTCATGCTAAGAGGGTTACTATCATGCCCAAGGATATCCAGCTTGCTAGGAGGATTAGAGGTGAAAGAGCTTAG
- the LOC121219998 gene encoding NHP2-like protein 1, giving the protein MTGEPVNPKAYPLADAQLTTTILDLVQQAANYKQLKKGANEATKTLNRGISEFVVMAADTEPLEILLHLPLLAEDKNVPYVFVPSKQALGRACGVTRPVIACSVTSNEGSQLKSQIQQLKDAIEKLLI; this is encoded by the exons ATG ACTGGAGAACCAGTGAACCCCAAAGCATACCCTTTAGCAGATGCTCAATTAACGACCACGATTTTGGATCTCGTTCAACAAGCTGCTAACTACAAGCAGCTCAAAAAGGGAGCTAATGAAG CTACTAAGACACTTAACAGAGGTATATCGGAGTTTGTTGTGATGGCTGCCGATACTGAGCCTCTTGAGATTCTTTTGCATCTTCCTTTGCTTGCTGAAGATAAG AATGTCCCATATGTATTTGTTCCTTCAAAGCAAGCACTTGGCCGAGCATGCGGTGTCACAAGACCTGTAATCGCATGCTCTGTCACATCAAATGAAGGAAGCCAGTTGAAATCGCAAATACAACAGCTCAAG GATGCCATTGAGAAGCTCCTAATCTAA
- the LOC107909218 gene encoding DEAD-box ATP-dependent RNA helicase 52C, whose protein sequence is MTRNGVFPESTWKPTRPTRPRYLPPHLRPQNDNAGFLDNVTLTPELTRSRFNSHQPARSTRGRGRGRGPRFAGHRNPNWEDEKFDELEVIDDALEGTNETNNNLEAYEDIPVQASGDNIPPPVATFAEIGLGDGLKKNIRRCNYVKPTPIQRYAIPIAVAGRDLMACAQTGSGKTAAFCFPIISGVLKDPSLVSGRRGGGSGGGSAAVACPLALILAPTRELSCQIFEEAKKFADMTGVKISVAYGGTPIYQQLRSLEKGVDILVATPGRLVDMIERARVSLGMLKYLALDEADRMLDMGFEPQIRKIVEQMDMPPPGTRQTMLFSATFPDDIQRLASDFLSDYIFLAVGRVGSSTDLIVQRVELVQEMDKRSHLLDLLRSQRSNATPHSKHALTLVFVETKRGANELEHWLSRNGFPAIAMHGDKVQMEREQALRSFKSGATPILVATDVASRGLDVPHVAHVINFDMPKNIDDYVHRIGRTGRAGRCGLATAFFSDKNMPLAKSLTELMKESNQEVPSWLVQHAENHSAGGWVRHGGPDFGGYDFRKGTASSSNYNDNYAVPAIDGYHAAASVNAQPFLSSGNFYSDPSVKTSNVDYLYTDAAATPYEYAYGYGSVIASGWD, encoded by the exons ATGACTCGGAATGGTGTGTTTCCTGAGTCAACTTGGAAACCGACTCGCCCAACTAGACCAAGGTACCTTCCTCCCCATTTGAGACCTCAAAATGACAATGCTGGCTTTCTTGACAATGTTACTCTTACCCCTGAGTTAACTCGCTCACGTTTTAACTCTCACCAACCCGCTCGTTCCACCCGCGGTCGAGGCCGTGGCCGTGGACCACGGTTCGCTGGTCACCGGAACCCGAACTGGGAAGATGAAAAGTTCGACGAGCTTGAAGTTATTGACGACGCGTTAGAAGGAACAAACGAGACTAACAACAACTTGGAAGCTTACGAGGACATTCCGGTACAAGCGAGCGGCGACAACATACCGCCGCCGGTGGCGACATTTGCGGAAATCGGTTTGGGGGATGGTTTGAAGAAAAATATAAGGAGGTGCAATTACGTGAAGCCAACGCCAATACAACGCTACGCTATACCCATAGCGGTAGCCGGTCGAGATTTGATGGCTTGTGCTCAAACAGGATCAGGCAAAACGGCTGCCTTCTGTTTTCCCATCATTTCTGGGGTTTTAAAGGACCCATCCTTGGTTTCCGGTCGTCGTGGTGGTGGTAGCGGTGGCGGAAGTGCGGCGGTGGCGTGTCCCCTTGCCCTTATTTTAGCTCCTACCAGAGAGTTGTCTTGTCAG ATATTCGAAGAGGCAAAGAAATTTGCTGATATGACTGGTGTTAAAATCTCTGTTGCATATGGAGGGACTCCTATTTATCAGCAG TTGAGAAGCTTAGAAAAAGGTGTTGATATATTGGTTGCTACACCTGGCCGGTTGGTGGATATGATTGAGAGAGCAAGGGTTTCACTTGGGATGTTAAAATATTTAGCTTTAGATGAGGCAGATAGAATGTTGGATATGGGGTTTGAGCCTCAGATTCGTAAGATTGTTGAGCAAATGGACATGCCTCCACCTGGAACAAGGCAAACCATGCTTTTCAGTGCTACATTCCCAGATGATATACAG AGACTTGCTTCCGATTTCCTTTCGGACTATATATTTTTGGCTGTTGGAAGGGTTGGTTCCAGCACTGATTTGATTGTCCAGAGAGTTGAATTAGTTCAAGAAATGGACAAAAGAAGCCATCTTTTGGATCTTCTTCGTTCTCAAAGGTCCAATGCAACCCCCCATAGCAAG CATGCTTTAACTCTTGTTTTTGTGGAGACGAAGAGAGGCGCAAATGAATTGGAACATTGGTTATCGAGGAACGGTTTTCCAGCCATTGCAATGCATGGTGACAAAGTGCAGATG GAAAGAGAGCAAGCTCTGAGATCTTTCAAAAGTGGTGCTACTCCAATACTAGTTGCTACTGATGTTGCTTCACGTGGACTTGACGTCCCTCATGTTGCACACGTTATTAACTTTGACATGCCAAAAAACATAGATGATTATGTGCATCGGATAGGTCGGACCGGCCGTGCCGGGAGATGTGGACTGGCTACCGCGTTCTTCAGCGACAAGAACATGCCTCTAGCAAAGTCATTGACTGAATTAATGAAGGAATCAAACCAGGAAGTTCCATCTTGGCTAGTCCAACATGCTGAGAATCACTCTGCCGGCGGTTGGGTTAGACACGGTGGACCCGATTTTGGTGGCTACGACTTCCGAAAAGGCACAGCATCTTCAAGCAATTACAATGATAATTATGCTGTTCCTGCCATTGATGGTTACCATGCTGCTGCAAGTGTCAATGCTCAACCTTTTCTTAGCAGTGGCAACTTTTACTCCGATCCTTCTGTCAAAACCAGTAATGTCGATTATCTCTACACGGATGCTGCCGCCACTCCATACGAATATGCGTATGGTTACGGATCGGTTATTGCCAGTGGCTGGGACTAG